One Candidatus Devosia phytovorans genomic window carries:
- a CDS encoding MFS transporter: protein MTERPSVLAPFRHETFRLLWLATLVSNLGGLVQSVGAGWMMTTLTTSHNMVALVQASTTLPIMVFSIAAGALADNFDRRTVMIIAQSGMMVVSLILAVLAFLGLLNPWLLLTFTFLIGCGTALFNPSWQASMGDIVPRSDLPGAITLNAMGFNMMRSVGPAVGGLIVAVAGAAAAFAVNAFSYVPLLFALSRWKPERVPNRLPRENFGSAMWAGIRYVSLSPNLTTVLLRGFLFGFSATAILALLPSVAADYVGGGALAYGTLLGCFGLGAIGGAFLNGRIRERFSNEIIVRLACVGFALSSVALGYSRDPLLSHFALIPAGACWVLALSLFNVSIQLSSPRWVVGRALSLYQTATFGGMAAGSWIWGLSADAIGPDMALAIAGATMLACALVGFRLPLPQFNARDLNPLNTFNEPVLKLDLRPRSGPIMVMVDYQIDQADIPQFLALMQDRRHIRIRDGARQWVLLRDLEHPETWTESYHVPTWIDYVRHNLRRTKADADNIEQLRALHRGAELPQARRFIERQTVPLDDDTPLRETPEV, encoded by the coding sequence ATGACTGAGCGCCCGTCCGTCCTAGCCCCCTTTCGCCACGAGACATTTCGGCTGCTGTGGCTGGCGACACTGGTGTCCAATCTGGGTGGACTGGTGCAGTCGGTGGGTGCCGGCTGGATGATGACGACGCTGACCACGTCGCATAATATGGTGGCGCTGGTGCAGGCGTCGACGACGCTGCCGATCATGGTTTTTTCCATTGCTGCCGGGGCCCTGGCCGATAATTTCGATCGGCGAACGGTGATGATCATCGCCCAGAGTGGCATGATGGTGGTGTCGCTGATACTGGCGGTACTTGCCTTCCTCGGTCTGCTTAACCCGTGGCTATTGCTCACTTTTACCTTCCTGATTGGCTGTGGCACGGCGTTGTTCAATCCGTCGTGGCAGGCGTCGATGGGCGATATCGTGCCGCGCAGCGACCTGCCGGGCGCCATCACGCTCAATGCCATGGGCTTCAACATGATGCGCAGCGTCGGTCCGGCAGTGGGGGGCTTGATCGTGGCGGTCGCGGGTGCGGCGGCGGCCTTTGCAGTCAATGCTTTTTCCTATGTACCCCTGCTGTTTGCGCTCAGCCGCTGGAAACCGGAGCGGGTGCCCAATCGGCTGCCGCGCGAGAATTTCGGCAGCGCCATGTGGGCCGGCATCCGCTATGTGTCGCTGTCGCCAAACCTCACCACAGTGCTGTTGCGCGGCTTCCTGTTCGGCTTTTCGGCCACGGCAATCCTGGCGCTTTTGCCTTCGGTGGCAGCCGATTACGTGGGGGGCGGCGCGTTGGCCTATGGCACGCTGCTGGGCTGTTTCGGGCTCGGGGCGATTGGCGGGGCGTTTCTCAATGGCCGTATTCGCGAGCGGTTCAGTAACGAGATCATCGTGCGGCTGGCCTGCGTGGGTTTTGCGCTGAGCAGTGTGGCGCTGGGCTATAGCCGCGATCCGTTGCTGAGCCATTTTGCGCTCATTCCGGCGGGCGCCTGCTGGGTGCTGGCGCTGAGCCTGTTCAATGTTTCCATCCAGCTGTCGTCACCGCGCTGGGTGGTGGGGCGGGCGCTATCGCTCTATCAGACTGCAACATTTGGCGGCATGGCAGCGGGTAGCTGGATCTGGGGCCTGAGCGCCGATGCGATCGGACCGGACATGGCGCTGGCCATTGCAGGAGCGACCATGCTGGCCTGCGCGCTGGTGGGTTTCCGCCTGCCACTGCCGCAATTCAATGCGCGCGATCTCAATCCTCTCAATACGTTCAACGAGCCGGTGCTCAAGCTCGACCTCCGACCGCGCAGCGGGCCGATCATGGTGATGGTGGACTATCAGATCGATCAGGCGGACATCCCGCAATTTCTGGCGCTGATGCAGGATCGCCGGCATATCCGCATTCGCGACGGGGCGCGGCAATGGGTGCTGCTGCGAGACCTCGAACATCCAGAAACCTGGACCGAGAGCTACCACGTTCCGACCTGGATCGACTATGTGCGGCATAATCTGCGGCGTACCAAGGCGGATGCGGACAATATCGAGCAGTTGCGGGCGCTACATCGCGGGGCCGAACTGCCGCAGGCGCGGCGCTTCATCGAACGGCAGACGGTGCCACTGGATGACGATACGCCGCTGCGCGAAACCCCTGAAGTTTAA
- the pstB gene encoding phosphate ABC transporter ATP-binding protein PstB — protein sequence MNPTDAIERPIRLTAKDVTVHYGQKQALHGISIQIPDRAVTSFIGPSGCGKSTFLRCINRMNDTIEGAKVGGTIKLDGEDIYAPDLDVVELRARIGMVFQKPNPFPKSIYDNVAYGPRIHGLAKSKTDLDEIVVSSLRKAGLFEEVKDRLAEPGTGLSGGQQQRLCIARAIAVGPEVILMDEPCSALDPIATAIIEELIDELRENYTIVIVTHSMQQAARVSQKTAFFHLGNLIEEGVTEDIFTNPVNKQTQDYIMGRIG from the coding sequence ATGAACCCGACTGACGCGATCGAACGCCCCATCCGCCTGACCGCCAAGGACGTCACCGTCCACTATGGTCAGAAGCAGGCCCTGCACGGCATCTCGATCCAGATCCCGGACCGTGCCGTGACGTCCTTCATCGGACCTTCGGGCTGCGGCAAGTCGACCTTCCTGCGCTGCATCAATCGCATGAACGACACGATCGAAGGCGCCAAGGTCGGCGGTACGATCAAGCTCGACGGCGAAGACATCTATGCTCCCGATCTTGACGTCGTGGAACTGCGCGCCCGTATCGGCATGGTTTTCCAGAAGCCCAATCCCTTCCCCAAGTCGATCTACGACAACGTCGCCTATGGCCCGCGTATCCATGGCCTTGCCAAGTCCAAGACCGACCTGGACGAGATCGTCGTGTCCTCGCTCCGCAAGGCCGGCCTTTTCGAAGAGGTCAAGGATCGCCTGGCCGAGCCCGGCACTGGTCTCTCCGGCGGTCAGCAGCAGCGCCTGTGCATCGCCCGCGCCATCGCCGTTGGCCCGGAAGTCATCCTGATGGACGAGCCCTGCTCGGCCCTCGATCCGATCGCCACCGCCATCATCGAGGAACTGATCGACGAACTGCGTGAAAACTACACCATCGTCATCGTTACCCACTCCATGCAGCAGGCCGCCCGCGTCTCGCAGAAGACGGCTTTCTTCCACCTGGGCAATCTGATCGAGGAAGGCGTCACCGAAGACATCTTCACCAATCCGGTCAACAAGCAGACCCAGGACTATATCATGGGCCGTATCGGCTAA
- the phoU gene encoding phosphate signaling complex protein PhoU codes for MATEHIVSSYNDELVALAQMIAEMGGQVEVAIDNGTKSLLKLDRELADVTIIADQRIDDMQRNIDETAVSMIARRQPMASDLRAIVTSIHVASDLERVGDMAKQLARRSLKLEGITLQPTFYNGVKNMTALVLRQIKDALDAYASRNSAAAVEVCNRDDEVDAMYTSLFRELLTYMLEDPRNITACTHLLFCAKSLERIGDHATNIAERAYYLQTGKQLTADEQDLHRTQIKA; via the coding sequence ATGGCCACCGAACATATCGTTTCGTCCTACAATGACGAACTCGTTGCCCTCGCCCAGATGATCGCCGAAATGGGCGGTCAGGTCGAGGTCGCCATCGACAACGGGACCAAGTCCCTGCTCAAGCTTGACCGCGAACTGGCTGACGTCACCATCATCGCCGACCAGCGCATCGACGACATGCAGCGCAATATCGACGAGACCGCCGTCTCGATGATCGCCCGCCGCCAGCCCATGGCATCGGACCTGCGCGCCATCGTCACCTCGATCCACGTCGCTTCCGACCTGGAACGCGTCGGTGATATGGCCAAGCAGCTGGCCCGCCGCTCGCTCAAGCTCGAAGGCATCACCCTGCAGCCCACCTTCTACAATGGCGTCAAGAACATGACCGCCCTTGTGCTGCGCCAGATCAAGGATGCCCTGGACGCCTATGCCAGCCGCAATTCTGCTGCTGCCGTGGAAGTCTGCAACCGCGACGACGAAGTCGACGCCATGTACACCTCCCTGTTCCGCGAACTCCTGACCTATATGCTCGAGGATCCGCGCAACATCACCGCCTGTACCCACCTGCTGTTCTGCGCCAAGAGCCTGGAACGCATCGGCGACCACGCCACCAATATTGCCGAACGGGCCTATTATCTGCAGACCGGCAAGCAGCTGACCGCCGACGAGCAGGATCTGCACCGCACCCAGATCAAGGCATAA
- a CDS encoding substrate-binding domain-containing protein, producing the protein MKIALHASAAVIALAAFGTTAAFAQSRDTIQIAGSSTVLPFASIVAEEFGASFPEFNTPVVGSGGTGGGFSQFCEGVGENTIDIANASRPIRDGEREACAANGVSDIREIQFGFDGIVFASSASGADFALTPVQVFKAIAAKVPVDGELVDNPYTTWDQIDPSLPAQPIALAIPGSNHGTREVFQERVVTPGAEAAELPEGLSDDEIEAVETTFRQDVVVEIAGDYTETLARLTSDANTVGVFGLSFYEQNKDTLKVATVDGITPSLETVASGEYPVSRPLFFYVKGEHIGTIPGLAEYTEFFLSEGVSGSGGALEAAGLIPQPAEKTAEVLAAFQQ; encoded by the coding sequence ATGAAGATCGCACTCCACGCCAGTGCCGCCGTGATCGCGCTTGCCGCTTTCGGCACGACTGCCGCTTTCGCTCAGTCGCGTGACACCATCCAGATCGCTGGTTCGTCCACCGTTCTCCCCTTCGCCTCGATCGTCGCCGAAGAATTCGGCGCTTCCTTCCCCGAATTCAACACCCCGGTTGTTGGCTCGGGCGGCACCGGCGGCGGCTTCAGCCAGTTCTGTGAAGGCGTTGGCGAAAACACCATCGACATCGCAAACGCATCGCGTCCGATCCGTGACGGCGAGCGCGAAGCTTGCGCCGCCAATGGCGTCAGCGACATCCGCGAAATCCAGTTCGGCTTCGACGGCATCGTCTTCGCTTCCTCTGCTTCGGGTGCTGATTTCGCCCTGACCCCGGTTCAGGTCTTCAAGGCAATCGCCGCCAAGGTTCCGGTTGATGGCGAACTCGTCGACAACCCCTACACCACCTGGGATCAGATCGACCCGTCGCTCCCGGCCCAGCCGATCGCCCTCGCGATCCCCGGCTCGAACCACGGCACCCGCGAAGTGTTCCAGGAACGCGTCGTGACCCCTGGCGCCGAAGCTGCTGAACTGCCCGAAGGCCTGTCGGACGACGAAATCGAAGCCGTCGAAACTACCTTCCGTCAGGACGTGGTTGTTGAAATCGCCGGTGACTACACCGAAACTCTGGCTCGTCTGACCTCGGATGCCAACACCGTTGGCGTGTTCGGTCTCTCCTTCTACGAGCAGAACAAGGACACCCTCAAGGTCGCAACCGTCGATGGCATCACGCCGTCGCTGGAAACCGTCGCTTCGGGCGAATACCCGGTTTCGCGTCCCCTGTTCTTCTACGTCAAGGGCGAGCACATCGGCACCATCCCTGGCCTGGCTGAATACACCGAGTTCTTCCTGTCGGAAGGCGTTTCGGGTTCGGGCGGCGCTCTCGAAGCTGCTGGCCTGATCCCGCAGCCTGCTGAAAAGACCGCTGAAGTCCTCGCTGCCTTCCAGCAGTAA
- the phoB gene encoding phosphate regulon transcriptional regulator PhoB, with protein MPATILVVEDEGDIAILLRYNLEAEGFRVVTAETGDEAQHAIQEKLPDLILLDWMLPEISGIELCRRLRAREETARVPIIMLTARGEEEERVRGLSTGADDYIVKPFSVPELVARIHALLRRANPNLVTAALKVGDLELDRTTHRVRRANRDVHLGPTEYRLLEYLMRHPGRVYSREQLLDGVWGNDVYVDERTVDVHIGRLRRAINRGRETDPIRTVRGAGYAFDERFAQVA; from the coding sequence ATGCCCGCGACTATTCTCGTTGTCGAAGACGAGGGCGATATCGCCATCCTGCTGCGCTACAATCTCGAGGCCGAGGGCTTCCGCGTCGTCACCGCCGAAACCGGCGACGAGGCCCAGCACGCCATCCAGGAAAAGCTGCCTGACCTGATCCTTCTTGACTGGATGCTGCCCGAAATCTCCGGCATCGAACTCTGCCGTCGGCTGCGCGCCCGCGAGGAAACCGCCCGCGTGCCGATCATCATGCTCACCGCTCGCGGCGAGGAAGAAGAACGCGTCCGCGGCCTCTCGACCGGCGCTGACGACTATATCGTCAAGCCCTTCTCCGTGCCCGAGCTGGTCGCCCGCATCCACGCCCTGCTGCGCCGCGCCAATCCCAATCTCGTCACCGCCGCCCTCAAGGTCGGCGATCTCGAACTCGATCGCACCACCCACCGCGTGCGCCGCGCCAATCGCGACGTCCATCTCGGCCCCACCGAATATCGCCTGCTCGAATATTTGATGCGCCACCCTGGCCGCGTCTATTCGCGTGAGCAATTGCTCGACGGCGTCTGGGGCAATGACGTCTATGTCGACGAACGCACGGTCGACGTCCATATCGGCCGCCTGCGCCGCGCCATCAACCGCGGCCGCGAAACCGACCCGATCCGCACCGTCCGCGGCGCCGGCTACGCCTTCGACGAACGCTTCGCCCAGGTGGCCTGA
- the pstC gene encoding phosphate ABC transporter permease subunit PstC: protein MNTVIVAGLLIVMLGFAYQVGWTKSRALVGGTATASKVHSRPQYHASLVIIWTLLPALLILALWAYFSPGVERWYIVSQIPADVIANLNQAGLNSQLARIRDLASGFGVAGELQPFEQAAGESVARFQLLNFLIMIGAAAGLGVLGLLYARGRIAPRLRARNEVERAVNLALLACSAVAILTTVGIVASLVTEAFRFFTFINPLDFFFGTVWAPKFSSTGTGDAGQYGLLPLLSGTLMISLIAMLVAVPVGLMAAIYLSQYAHRTVRAVVKPIIEILAGIPTIVYGFFALVTVGPFLRDTGSAVGLSVSATSALTAGLVMGVMIIPFISSLSDDILNQVPRTLRDGAYGLGATKSETIRNVLLPAALPGIVGAFLLAVSRAIGETMIVVLAAGNAPILRGNPLEPVSTITVSIVNQLTGDTDFTGPQSLVAFALGLTLFVMTLCLNVVALYIVRRFREQYE, encoded by the coding sequence GTGAACACCGTCATCGTAGCCGGTCTCCTTATCGTCATGCTTGGCTTCGCCTATCAGGTCGGATGGACCAAGAGCCGCGCCCTTGTCGGCGGCACAGCCACAGCATCCAAGGTCCACTCGCGACCGCAGTATCATGCATCGCTGGTCATTATCTGGACGCTGCTTCCCGCCCTGCTCATTCTGGCTCTCTGGGCCTATTTCTCCCCGGGCGTCGAGCGCTGGTACATTGTCTCCCAGATTCCGGCTGACGTAATCGCCAACCTCAACCAGGCCGGCCTCAATTCCCAGCTGGCGCGCATCCGCGACCTGGCTTCCGGCTTCGGCGTGGCTGGCGAGCTGCAGCCCTTCGAACAGGCTGCCGGTGAAAGCGTTGCCCGCTTCCAGCTCCTCAACTTCCTGATCATGATCGGCGCCGCAGCTGGTCTCGGGGTCCTCGGACTGCTCTATGCCCGTGGCCGCATTGCGCCGCGTCTTCGGGCCCGCAACGAGGTCGAGCGTGCCGTCAATCTGGCTTTGCTCGCTTGCTCTGCCGTGGCCATCCTCACCACTGTCGGCATCGTCGCCTCCCTCGTCACCGAAGCCTTCCGTTTCTTCACCTTCATCAACCCGCTGGACTTCTTCTTCGGCACCGTCTGGGCTCCGAAATTCTCGTCCACCGGCACTGGTGATGCTGGTCAATATGGCCTACTGCCCCTGCTCTCGGGCACCCTGATGATCTCGCTGATCGCCATGCTCGTGGCAGTCCCTGTCGGCCTGATGGCGGCGATCTATCTCAGCCAATATGCCCATCGCACGGTTCGCGCCGTGGTCAAGCCGATCATCGAAATTCTCGCCGGCATCCCCACCATCGTCTACGGCTTCTTCGCCCTGGTGACCGTGGGCCCCTTCCTGCGCGATACCGGCTCTGCGGTCGGCCTCTCCGTCAGTGCCACCAGCGCTCTCACCGCCGGCCTCGTCATGGGCGTGATGATCATCCCCTTCATTTCCTCGCTCAGCGACGACATCCTCAACCAGGTGCCGCGCACCCTGCGTGATGGTGCCTATGGCCTGGGCGCCACCAAATCCGAAACCATTCGCAACGTGCTGCTACCTGCGGCCCTCCCCGGCATCGTCGGCGCCTTCCTGCTGGCCGTCAGCCGCGCCATCGGTGAAACCATGATCGTGGTGCTCGCCGCCGGCAATGCGCCCATCCTGCGTGGCAATCCGCTCGAGCCGGTCTCCACCATCACCGTCTCCATCGTCAACCAGCTCACCGGCGACACCGATTTCACCGGCCCCCAGTCCTTGGTTGCCTTCGCTCTTGGTCTCACCCTCTTTGTGATGACCCTTTGCCTCAACGTCGTTGCCCTCTACATCGTCCGCCGCTTCCGGGAGCAGTACGAATGA
- the pstA gene encoding phosphate ABC transporter permease PstA gives MTTKVTNPSPAVNERTQRIRAGLRRRHLSETIFRNCGIVAIVAALGFVAILFADVLAKGIPAFTQSNLHLTVTFDESVINLDPPPARIAGQSDADFRAANLAWQRQVAMLNWNNIVEASLRQEAPAGYEIDARQLLTIAETDARHRIRQIFVDNPSLLGQTVEVDVLASANADNWVKGNINRELGDNQQQLAAPTRALIDTFEENGTITQGFAWSLFTNVDSRSAPASAGLLGALMGSLWMMLIVIILAVPLGVGSAIYLEEFAPKSRLTDLIEVNINNLAAVPSIVFGLLGAAVFINWFRLPLSAPLAGGLVLTLMTLPTIIIATRAALRGVSPALRQAALGMGASRTQMVFHHVLPVTFPSILTATIIGVAQALGETAPLLLIGMNAFVAAVPGTPVDQATALPVQIYLWQGNENRNFFEARTSAAILVLLGFMIALNAIAIFLRTRLEKRA, from the coding sequence ATGACCACCAAAGTCACCAACCCGTCCCCGGCGGTTAACGAGCGCACCCAGCGTATCCGGGCCGGCCTGCGTCGCCGCCACCTGAGCGAAACCATCTTCCGCAACTGTGGTATCGTCGCCATCGTCGCAGCACTCGGCTTCGTCGCCATTCTCTTTGCCGACGTCCTGGCCAAGGGCATCCCGGCCTTTACGCAGTCCAACCTGCACCTGACGGTCACCTTCGACGAATCCGTCATCAATCTCGATCCACCACCGGCCCGCATCGCCGGCCAGTCCGATGCCGACTTCCGCGCCGCCAACCTGGCCTGGCAGCGTCAGGTCGCCATGCTCAACTGGAACAATATCGTCGAGGCCTCGCTCCGTCAGGAAGCTCCTGCCGGCTACGAGATTGATGCCCGCCAGCTGTTGACCATCGCCGAAACCGACGCACGTCACCGCATTCGCCAGATTTTTGTCGACAACCCCAGCCTGCTTGGCCAGACCGTTGAAGTCGACGTCCTCGCCTCGGCAAATGCCGACAACTGGGTCAAGGGCAATATCAATCGCGAACTGGGTGACAACCAGCAGCAGCTGGCCGCGCCGACCCGTGCCCTGATCGATACATTCGAGGAAAACGGCACCATTACCCAGGGCTTTGCCTGGTCGCTGTTCACCAACGTCGACTCGCGCTCCGCTCCAGCCTCCGCTGGTCTTCTCGGCGCCCTCATGGGTTCGCTCTGGATGATGCTCATTGTCATCATCCTGGCCGTGCCGTTGGGCGTGGGCAGCGCGATCTATCTCGAAGAATTCGCACCCAAGTCGCGTCTGACTGACCTGATCGAAGTCAACATCAACAACCTCGCCGCCGTGCCCTCCATCGTCTTCGGCCTGCTCGGCGCTGCAGTCTTCATCAACTGGTTCCGCCTGCCCCTGTCGGCGCCGCTCGCCGGTGGTCTGGTGCTGACCCTGATGACCCTGCCCACTATCATCATCGCCACCCGTGCTGCCCTGCGCGGCGTCTCTCCCGCCCTTCGCCAGGCGGCCCTCGGCATGGGCGCGAGCCGTACGCAGATGGTCTTCCACCATGTGCTGCCGGTCACTTTCCCCTCGATCCTGACTGCCACCATCATCGGTGTCGCTCAGGCCCTGGGTGAAACCGCCCCGCTCCTGCTGATCGGCATGAACGCCTTCGTCGCCGCCGTCCCGGGCACACCCGTGGATCAGGCTACCGCCCTCCCCGTCCAGATTTACCTCTGGCAGGGCAATGAAAACCGCAACTTCTTTGAAGCCCGCACATCCGCTGCCATTCTCGTGCTGCTCGGCTTCATGATCGCCCTGAACGCCATCGCAATCTTCCTGCGCACGCGCCTCGAAAAACGCGCTTAG
- a CDS encoding IclR family transcriptional regulator C-terminal domain-containing protein, protein MREGDIIHGLVKGLSVIECFDEEHASLSITDVANRTGLERATARRCLLTLTHLGYASYDGKFFRLTPRVLNLGHSYLAATPLPRMIQPFLEELSGQTNESSSAAVLDGTEILYIARASYRRVMSINLGAGARLPAYCTSMGRILLAAMSPTAARDILERSDRVVYTARTKADLDALTTELAVIAAQGFAVIDEELELGLCSIAVPLFNASGQIVAALNIGAQSARASTSYMIANFLPLMRKIQADVRPLLR, encoded by the coding sequence ATGCGCGAAGGCGACATTATCCATGGCCTGGTCAAGGGCCTCTCCGTCATCGAGTGTTTCGATGAGGAACACGCGAGCCTCTCGATCACCGATGTCGCCAATCGCACCGGTCTCGAACGCGCCACGGCCCGCCGCTGCCTGTTGACGCTGACCCATCTCGGCTATGCTAGCTACGACGGCAAATTCTTTCGCCTGACGCCCCGCGTGCTCAACCTGGGCCATTCCTATCTTGCCGCCACGCCCCTGCCCCGCATGATTCAGCCCTTCCTCGAAGAGCTGTCCGGCCAGACCAACGAAAGTTCCTCGGCCGCCGTGCTCGATGGCACCGAAATTCTCTACATCGCCCGCGCCTCCTATCGTCGGGTGATGTCGATCAATCTGGGCGCCGGCGCTCGCCTGCCCGCATATTGCACCTCAATGGGTCGCATCCTCTTGGCCGCCATGTCGCCAACCGCCGCCCGCGATATTCTCGAACGCTCCGACCGCGTCGTCTATACCGCAAGGACCAAGGCTGATCTCGACGCCCTGACCACCGAGCTTGCCGTTATCGCCGCCCAGGGTTTTGCCGTCATCGACGAAGAACTTGAGCTTGGCCTCTGCTCGATCGCCGTACCTCTGTTCAATGCCTCCGGCCAGATCGTTGCCGCACTCAATATCGGTGCCCAATCGGCGCGTGCCTCGACCTCCTATATGATCGCCAACTTCCTGCCCCTGATGCGCAAGATCCAGGCAGATGTCCGCCCGCTACTCCGCTAG
- a CDS encoding SDR family NAD(P)-dependent oxidoreductase — MTTAQSPIHSGFGMRSTASEVLAGIDLSGKLAVVTGGYSGIGIEATRALAGAGADVIVPARRAQAAGLALGGIAGVRVAEMDLADLESVRRFAEGVVAEGRHVDMVIDSAGIMATPETRVGPGWEAQFATNHLGHFALINRLWPVLKGGARVVSVSSGGHGISDIRWDDLQFATGYDKWQAYGQAKTANVLFAVELDRLGQADGVRAFALHPGGIVTPLQRHMPREEQMALGWVDAEGKGINPDFKTPEQGASTMVWAATSPQLEGLGGVYCEDCDIAPIATVPGESGVRAYAVDGASARRLWAISAELTGVNAFAG, encoded by the coding sequence ATGACCACAGCACAGTCTCCCATTCATTCCGGCTTCGGGATGCGCAGCACGGCCAGCGAGGTGCTGGCGGGTATCGATCTCTCTGGCAAGCTGGCGGTGGTCACGGGCGGCTATTCGGGCATCGGCATCGAGGCGACCCGCGCACTCGCCGGGGCCGGTGCGGACGTCATCGTCCCGGCGCGCCGGGCGCAAGCGGCGGGATTGGCGCTGGGCGGGATTGCGGGCGTCCGTGTTGCCGAAATGGACCTGGCAGATCTCGAGAGCGTGCGCCGCTTTGCCGAGGGCGTGGTGGCGGAAGGCCGGCATGTCGACATGGTGATCGACAGTGCCGGCATCATGGCGACGCCCGAAACCCGGGTCGGCCCGGGCTGGGAGGCGCAGTTCGCCACCAATCACCTGGGGCATTTCGCGCTGATCAACCGGCTGTGGCCGGTATTGAAAGGCGGGGCGCGCGTGGTGTCGGTGTCTTCGGGCGGGCATGGCATTTCCGACATTCGCTGGGACGACCTGCAGTTCGCCACGGGCTATGACAAGTGGCAGGCCTATGGGCAGGCCAAGACCGCCAATGTCCTCTTCGCCGTGGAACTGGACCGCCTCGGCCAGGCGGATGGCGTGCGCGCCTTCGCGCTGCATCCGGGTGGCATCGTGACGCCGCTGCAGCGCCACATGCCGCGCGAGGAGCAGATGGCACTGGGCTGGGTGGATGCAGAGGGCAAAGGCATCAACCCCGATTTCAAGACGCCGGAACAGGGGGCATCGACCATGGTCTGGGCCGCAACATCGCCGCAGCTGGAGGGTCTGGGCGGCGTCTATTGCGAGGATTGCGACATCGCCCCGATTGCCACCGTGCCGGGAGAGTCCGGGGTACGGGCCTATGCCGTTGACGGGGCGAGCGCGCGGCGGCTGTGGGCGATTTCGGCGGAGCTGACCGGCGTCAACGCGTTCGCCGGCTAG